TTGTCGGCCATGAACGCGCCACGTTCTGCAACACTGGTTCCGAAGCCGTCATGGCAGCGATGCGCATCGCCCGTACCGTAACAGGACGCGAAAAAATTGTTGTTTTCTCAAACGATTACCACGGCCAATTCGACGAAGTGCTCGTCAAAGGCAAGAAAAGCAGCGCTATTCCGGCGGCCTTGCCAATTGCACCAGGCATTCCGCGTTCCAGCCTCGTGAATATGGTTGTGCTGCCCTACGATGACCAACAAAGCCTTGCCTGGCTTCGGGACAATATCAACGAAGTGGCGGGCGTCATCGTAGAACCGGTTCAAAGCCGCCACCCCGATTTACGCCCCCGCGATTTCGTCCTCGCGCTTCGCGAACTCACGCGTGATGGCGGTGCTGCCCTCGTCTTTGACGAAGTTGTCACCGGCTTCCGCGTTGGACCGCGTGGTATGCAAGGTGTCTGGGGAATCCAAGGCGACATGGCAACATACGGCAAAGTGGTAGGCGGTGGTATGCCCATTGGCATGCTGGCTGGTTCAGCCCAATTCATGGACGCGCTCGATGGCGGCATGTGGCAGTTTGGCGACGACTCCGCACCAGAGGCGATGCCGACTTTCTTTGCAGGAACCTTTGTTCGCCACCCTCTGGTGCTTGCTGCCGTCGATGCCACGCTTTTGCATCTCGAAAAACATGGCGACGCACTCTGGACCGAAACGGCCAATCAGACCACGGCCGCGGTAGAAAAAATGAATGCGGCGCTTGTTGCGCGTGGGCTACCGCCAATGATTGAAGCCTATGCGAGTTGGTTCGTCCCTCAGGTAACCGACTACGATGCCAACGCCGCGCTGCTTTTCCCGTTGATGCGTCTGTCCGGCATTCACGTTCAAATTGGCTACCCCTGCATTTTCACAACCGCCCACACGGAGGACGATTACCAGAGGGTCGTCGAGGTTTTCGTGCAGTCCGTAGATACCCTGCGAAGGGTCGGCATCCTTGCCTCGAACCAGCCTGCAAAAGAGCCGCTGGAAACTGCCGCCGCAGTGAGCGCAAACAACGCTGCAACTGTTCAAAGCACCCCGGCGCCGACCAAGAATATTCCACTCACAGAGGCCCAGCGCGAAATCTGGATGACAACCCAACAGGGCGCCGCCGCCTCGTGCAGCTTTAACGAAAGCGTATCGCTCGAACTAAACGGCCCGCTGGACAACAGTGCGTTACAGTGCGCGATAAACATGGTGATCGCCCGTCACGATGGCCTGCGTCAGGTTTTCAAACGCAACGGCGAAACCTTCGACATTCTGGATCCTTTTGAACTGCCGCTCGAATTGCATGATCTCAGCACGGCAAACGATCCAGGTGCCGCACTGGGAAAACTCCTCCAAGAAGACTCGTCCAAGGAAATCGACATCGTCACGGGTCCGCCTCTGCGTGCTTTCATTGTGCGCTGCTCCGCCGCAAAACATGTTTTGATAATTAATGCGCATCACATTGTCTGCGACGGCTGGTCATACAATGTGCTCCTGAATGATCTCGCCGCGTTCTACCGTCAAGAGGTCGACGGAACACCTGCAAATTTACCGCCCGCCCCGTCTTTTGCGGCGCTGGCCTTGGACGCATCCCACACCCGCCCCGACTCTGAAACGCAAGACTACTGGCGTGCGCAATTCGCCGGCCTTCCCGAACTACCGGAACTGCCAACTGACCGACAGCGTCCTGCTGTGAAATCCTACTGCGGTGCGACTTCCACCGCCTTCATTCCAGGCGAGATCGCACGCGCAGCGCGAAAAGCCGGAGCAGCGCAAGGTTGTACGCTCTTTGCGACTTTGTTCGCCAGCTTGCAACTGGTCATCGGGCGACTCAGCGGCTCGGACGACATCGTGATCGGCGTTCCCACGGCCGGGCAGACATTGCTCGGTAGCAGCGCCCTCGTCGGGCATTGCGTGAACTTTCTTCCCATTCGCGCCAAGCAGGACGTAGACGCGCCGGTATCGGACCATCTCGACCGCGTCGGCAGGCAAATCATGGATGCTTTTGATCACCAGAACTGCACCTACGGAACTCTGGTTCGCGAATTGAAAGTCGAAAGATCGCTCAACAGGTTGCCTCTGACCGAGATCCAATTCAACCTGGAAAAGCTGGGGGAAAGCGTCGCGATGGGACCGGTTGAAATGACCGTCACGCCGAATGCAAAGACATCCGTCAACTTCGATTTGTTCTTCAATATCGTTGAACGCCGTGACGGACTGCGCGTTGATGTCGATTACAATTCCGATGTGTTCGACGCTGAAACGGTCGAACGCTGGATCGGTCATTTTGAAACCGTTCTTGTTGAAATTGCGCAAGATGCCACTCGGCCAATCTCACAACTGCCAATTCAAACCGCCCAGCAGCGCGACTGGCTCACCGTAACTCTTAACCAGACGCAAGAAGCTCTGCCCGATATCGAAACGGTGCATCAATTGTTCGAAGAATGCGCCGCCAAATACCCCGACAATATCGCGTTGGAGTGCGAGGACACGTGCATAAGCTATGCTCAGCTTTCGGCTAGAAGCGACGCCGTCGCCAAAACACTTCAACAGATGAGTATCGGCACCGGTCGACGCGTCGCGGTCGCCCTGCCCCGTTCAATCGACTGCGTTGCGACACTCTTGGGGGTTATGAAATCAGGAAACGCTTACGTTCCGATTGACCCGTCTCAACCACCTGCCCGATTGCAGTTAATTCTCGAAAACGCGGACGTGTCCGGCATTGTCCACGATCAGCCCAGCCTGCCTGGTTTCGCATCCGGTCTCGATCTTGTTTCCATCAGCCTCGGCCAGACTACGGCCAATGGCGTTCCTGACTCTGTCCGATCAAGCGGCGATGCTTCGGCCTATGTCATGTTCACTTCGGGATCAACTGGTACCCCCAAAGGGGTCGAGATCAGCCACCGGTCTGTAGTTAACCTTCTCACATCGATGACACGCGAACCCGGCTTTGGAGAAAGTAACGTGCTCCTGGCCGTCACAACGACGATGTTTGACATATCCGTGCTCGAATTGTTCCTGCCCCTTATCAACGGTGGACGCACCGTGATTGCGTCGCAAGAGGATGTCCTGGACGGATTCCGCCTCGTCAACCGCCTTGCCAAGGGTAATATCACCCATCTGCAAGCCACGCCTACTCACTGGCAAATGATCCTCGAAGCCGGCTTCAAACCTTCCGCGGGATTCACAATGCTGGTCGGAGGCGAAGCTCTTTCAGACGACCTGGCGCGAAAATTACCAGCCGGTGGCGGCTCGCTCTGGAATGTGTACGGGCCGACCGAAACGACGATCTGGTCCGCTGTCGCGCACGTCACCCCCGATGCCCCCGTTTCAATTGGTCGCCCGATCGCCAACACGTCTCTCCATGTGTTGGGGCCACAGGATCAACTGCTGCCTATCGGTGCCCTCGGCGAATTAAACATCGGCGGCGTCGGCTTGGCTAAAGGGTACTTCCGTCGGCAGGATCTAACAGATCAGGCTTTCCGCGACGTGAATGTAAACGGCAAGGTCGAGCGCCTCTACAAAACCGGCGATTTGGCACGTCGGCTTCCAGACGGATCAATTCAGGTTCTCGGACGCAATGACAGTCAAATCAAACTCCGAGGATTCCGTATCGAACTCGGTGAAGTCGAAGCCGCGTTGCGCACCCTTGAGGATGTCAAAGTGGCAGCCGTTGCTCTTAAGCCAACAGCGCGCGGTGACCAACAGCTGGTGGGGTATGTGGTTGCCGAAACAGACAGTGAGCCAGAGCCGAGCACGCTCTCCCAACAGCTCAATGAACGGCTACCAGCCTACATGGTTCCGAGTGCTTGGGTTTTCCTGAGCGCCCTGCCGCAGACCTCCAATGGCAAGCTCGACCGCAAAATGCTTCCCAAACCCGAAGCGGCAGCAACGGTAACCGCCTTGCACACCCCCCCGAAAACGCCGACCGAACACCAGATGGCTAAAATCTGGCAGGACGTGCTGGGAATCGATGACATCAGCACCTCTCAAACGTTGTTTTCCATGGGTGCAGACTCTCTTACGGTGTTCCGAATTGCTGCGCGCATGATCGACGCAGACCTGAACCTCGAAGCGCGTCACCTGATGCAATACCCCTCCATTGCCCGACTCGCTGCATTTGCCGATAGCAACAAAAGCACTGACAGCAAACTCGACGGCCCGAAAAAGCCATCGCTGAAATCCTATCGCCGGGAAAGCCGGGGGCAAGCGCACTGAGAGCACTTCGATCGTTGCCGCAATCAGGCAACGCGCCAGTCGACATTTTTATTGCTGCGTCCGCACTCATTCATTTGGCAACGGACCATGCACCTTTATGCGGCGACTAACAGAACCGGCCCCGTCCGGTCCGGTCGGCGCCATTTCAAAGTCCAGAGTATCGCCAACCCCAAGCTTCACCATCAATCCGTTAACCGAATGGCCCGTCGGTGAAATCTCTGCGACCTCATAAATCGTGTCCCTATTGAGGCGCACTATCAGCCGCGAAGCTTCCGTTTTCTTTGACGCTTGCCACCAGCCCTCAATGCGATATTTGCCAGCCTTGTTCGCTGTAAAGCGTTCAACAGCGTGGTATGGCTTCCCTTGAAATCTCGCAGTTGTGATCCAGTTGTCCCCAACACGAAGCGGCGCCAAATCGGGCGCGCCACGATAGCTGGCCCATTCCCAGTCGATTATTTCCAACGGGGTCAAGCCAATGCCCGGACGCAAGGCAAAGTAGCTCCAGGGAAGCTGGTTGTATTGGTACTTTGTATCGGCAACCGGATACGCAATCTCGATCGAAACCTCCAGCCCCGCGCCAAGGATGACAACCGGCCGATCCGAAAGCTCTACCACCGGCGCGACCGGTTGCCCCCGCGCATCAACATATTCGGCCTGGCCCGACACACGCAATTTTCCCGTGCTTCCCCAGACAACGAAGGCATTTCCACCTTTTCCGAACTCATACAACCGCACCGTCGGAGAAACCCTTCGCTCAACCGTTTGCGCGAGAGGCAAAAGCCGGGTTTGAAGCAAACGAAACGCCTCTGCCGCAGGTTTGGCCGTCTTTCCGTCCTTCTCCAGCAGCCCCATGTTCGGCCACCATGGCTCATCAACAAGAGCATACCAATAGGCTTCCTGAACACCGGCGGCTGCGAATTGTGCAACCATTTTAAGCATATAGTCCGGCGCTTCTAACGGGTCATCGAACCACTTGCCAAATTCGGTGACATAGATCGGCTTTTCACCGCCGTACTCGCGCATCAGGGCCTTCAGGCGGTCCAGCTCCATCACAATCGTGTCGGGATTGTCCCGGTATGGGTGCACCGAAATCGCATCACAGGCCTGCAAACCGCCCCGTCTGAAAAACTTTCTCAAAAAACCCATCGCAATCGTATTCATCCCGCCGCAGATGATTTTTGCATCTGTTTGGGTCGTGCTCAAATGCGCCCGCACCGTGCGCGCCGACTCCGCAAGAAAGGCAGGTTTGTCGCGGAGAAATGGCCCCGAAACAAACTCGTCCGAATTGACCTCGTTGCCGATTTCGATCAGCACTTTTTCCAAAGTGTAATGATCATAAATTGCGCTGACATATGCAGCCAGCGCGGCAATGCCATCTTTTGAATGAGGTGTATGCCCATCATCATAATGCGGATTGCCGTCCGTAATCACGATCAGGGCCTTCAAACCGCGTTTCAGAACCGGCACCATATATTGGTCGGCTTTCGAGAAGTCATAAACCCCTTTCGTCGCTTCCACATCACGCCAGCTCAACTCGTCGCGCAACGCCGTAGCGCCCAACTGCAAAGCTTCATCGATCCACGAAATGGGCCATTTCTGTTCGAAATGCGTCTGAACGCCGAGAACAAAGCCCGACGTGCGATCCTGGGCTTGCGCACCCGATGCTAGCGAAAGCAGCACTCCGATCCCAAACGCAAGCGCACGCATCATTCACCACACCAATCTAGCACATACCGGTCGCCGGCCACGCTAAGGTGGTGCATGGCGATACTGCCGGGCTTGTCGTTCGGAGTGAACTCTCTGACCAGTCTTTCCTCATAGCCAGTCGCATCAAGACGCAAGATCTCCATGAGATTCAGTCCGTACCCATAGACGCCATAACTGTTGTTTTGCGCAGGCCGGAACACACGATCCTGATACCGGATGATTGCCCCTCCGTTGCGTGCCCGGTCGGCACCAAAAACGACCGGATTCCGCGGATGCGGCGTGATCGACTTCAAGTCGGGTCCGTCTACCGCAAACAGGTAAAGCTCGCTTGAATGGTCCTGAAAGGCATAGTGATCCGAGATATTGGTCAACAACCACCATTGCCCGTTCTCGTCTTGATACAGGCTTGTCTCCGCAAGCAGCTGCCCTTCAAATGCCGTCGCATGCAATTCCCATTCGAGCGGAAACGCCGTTGCGCGCCAGACTTCCAACCGGCGGGACTCTTGCGTTTCCGGTATCATGAAAATATCGGCGCCCACAGAAAACACAAAAGGATAGGACAAATGATAGGGCCGCTTAAGCGCAACAGCAGACGGTTCCACGCCATCATCTTTCAAACCGGCGACCTCGATCCAGCCCTTCCCGCCCCCGGCATGCATTGCCTCATAGAAAAGCCAGGTATTCTCACCGCTGCGAAAAAGAAACGGGTCCGCCATGACATGCGCCTGAACCGGCAAGTCCCTTGCATTTCTCGGTTCAAAATCAAGCACCGATCCCACGCCCTCTGAGACACGCCAATATTGTCGCATTCGGTTCCTGCGCGTGCGCACCTGCTCGGCGAGCTTATGAGACGCCGTTTTCAAAAAGGACCGTGCATAAGACACTGTCTCCAACGTGCCCGGTAGCCTTGGCCAAACGACAGGAGACGTCTCTTCAAGTGGGACATCTCTCTCCGTCACTAGGTCGCGCAGTGCACGGTGCATGAACAATACCGATTTTTCGGCCACAAACGCTCCGGTTAACACCGCCCCGGGTTTCGGGTTATAGCTGGTAGAACGAATAACAGCCGGATCGGGATTGGTTGCATTTCTGCCCAATATCTCCAGTTCGATACGTGGCTTCGCTCGAACCTCTGGTGCTGCTCCAATCCAGCGCGGATCATCCGAGCCGGCGAACGACAATGCCCACTCCCCGTATCTGAGCAATCCAAGCTCGTTGTCGGCCAACCGGCGCGCGCCCAGAGCGATGGCAAGATCGCAAACGATTGCACTGCCTTGGCCATCACCTTCTGGCAATTGCGCCAGAATTTCGCGGGCCGCAGAGGTGTCATAGGACTGAACCCGACCACGCATCAGCCGTCTTTCGCAGGCCAATACCCCTCGCAACACGAGCGGCAAAACACGCCCGCCTTTCTTCCGCTCCCCAGTCAACCGACTGCTCAGTTCGATTGCGGGGTCATCATTCAACCGCTGAATTAACTGCGCTTGCGCATCACTCAGAGATTGGTCTGCATCTGCAACCAGAACAATTCGCAGAGGTTGCGAGATCGCTTCACTCATCGTTCAGGGACGGGTCGGAACCCAACCTCTTGGCCTTTGCATCCAACACCCCGACAATCCGGTCAAAACCGGAGCGCAGTAATGCATCCCCGTGCCAGCCGTTCACTGCAAAAACGGATACGTCCGGTGCAAGCAACGCCGACCAGCCCAGCATTCCATCGCGCGGCATCATTCCCTGAGACCGAGTAACGAAGAGCACAACATTTCCGTCATATTTGTCGAACGTATATCCCCGGGTTTGCGCCACCAGTCGATCAACTGTGGCATCTACAAAAATCTCGGTTTCGTTCTTGGCCATCTCGCGCTTGAATACAGACAGCACCTTGGCGGCAAAATCATTCTGCTTCAGGACATCAAGCCA
This genomic window from Rhodobacteraceae bacterium D3-12 contains:
- a CDS encoding amino acid adenylation domain-containing protein; amino-acid sequence: MRHRFGRWRLDHLPAASRLPVSRRGLASDDGTCRPFDAGASGTVFSHGAGVLALRRLEDAIADGDHIYAVIRGVGINNDGADKISYTAPSVNGQAAAIELAHKDAGITANTISYVECHGTATPLGDPIEFSGLSHAFGEGLDENSCALGSVKGNIGHLDAAAGVVSVIKTALMMKHRELPPIANFQTLNTNISFAKTPFRIPPKRETWDAPHPLRAGISSFGVGGTNGHLVLEEAPVLPKAPVSDTVQVIVLSAKTPEALDEMQSNLADALEAQTTLNLSDAAYTLQTGRAAFDFRCAVAGNNGKALATALRKTPPAQRPARLGDPSVSFMFPGQGSQYPGMGSGLYTTEPEFARWIDEGSEILRPILGLDVKTMLCFSDPSDKDTARALRDTRLTQPALFLTQFACAKLWMTRGITPTAMIGHSVGEFSAAALSGVMDFETGLKIIARRGELMQSQPEGSMLSVRTSIDDLSPFLDGSVDIAARNAPKLNVLAGSNAAIEHVEARLKEASIACARLHTSHAFHSSMMDPVSDGLSETLSNIPLKSAQIPYVSCVTGRWITDTDCRDPSYWAQQARATVNFQDAITSLVDGSPSVLLEVGAGNTLSAFARQTLARDAEVAIVQSLPDHNRDETDEISMAKAFGQLWCAGVPVSWSKLGPRGTRKIPLPTYPFQRKLHWVDAPAPATELRLTPRPQDTTPATATTPLVQPMPHEVTPMTPPAAIETVDRKPRLVAEILAMLSDISGEDLAPEDASASFLDLGFDSLFLGQVSQKLTADYSVELTFRQLLSNYPTAQDVAAFLDDNLPAETTPAAAPVSTAPALEPVAEPAPLTAPVESDPGGVASAPLTTPAQPQNGSHTALMQAQLETMQQIITQQLATLSNGAHTAPQSQIGVTPTQPHLPAPQPRQATVPASTVAPAVPLEAGTDEKDKQNESAKVFSIGRATNAAGGDLTFEQSTFAQDLARRYSDKSPKSKAYVQKHRQVMADPRSVAGFRQEWKELVFPVVCERSKGARLWDIDGNEYIDLVNGFGQTAFGHSPDFVIDAITRQMERGFAIGPQSDLAGPVAERFANFVGHERATFCNTGSEAVMAAMRIARTVTGREKIVVFSNDYHGQFDEVLVKGKKSSAIPAALPIAPGIPRSSLVNMVVLPYDDQQSLAWLRDNINEVAGVIVEPVQSRHPDLRPRDFVLALRELTRDGGAALVFDEVVTGFRVGPRGMQGVWGIQGDMATYGKVVGGGMPIGMLAGSAQFMDALDGGMWQFGDDSAPEAMPTFFAGTFVRHPLVLAAVDATLLHLEKHGDALWTETANQTTAAVEKMNAALVARGLPPMIEAYASWFVPQVTDYDANAALLFPLMRLSGIHVQIGYPCIFTTAHTEDDYQRVVEVFVQSVDTLRRVGILASNQPAKEPLETAAAVSANNAATVQSTPAPTKNIPLTEAQREIWMTTQQGAAASCSFNESVSLELNGPLDNSALQCAINMVIARHDGLRQVFKRNGETFDILDPFELPLELHDLSTANDPGAALGKLLQEDSSKEIDIVTGPPLRAFIVRCSAAKHVLIINAHHIVCDGWSYNVLLNDLAAFYRQEVDGTPANLPPAPSFAALALDASHTRPDSETQDYWRAQFAGLPELPELPTDRQRPAVKSYCGATSTAFIPGEIARAARKAGAAQGCTLFATLFASLQLVIGRLSGSDDIVIGVPTAGQTLLGSSALVGHCVNFLPIRAKQDVDAPVSDHLDRVGRQIMDAFDHQNCTYGTLVRELKVERSLNRLPLTEIQFNLEKLGESVAMGPVEMTVTPNAKTSVNFDLFFNIVERRDGLRVDVDYNSDVFDAETVERWIGHFETVLVEIAQDATRPISQLPIQTAQQRDWLTVTLNQTQEALPDIETVHQLFEECAAKYPDNIALECEDTCISYAQLSARSDAVAKTLQQMSIGTGRRVAVALPRSIDCVATLLGVMKSGNAYVPIDPSQPPARLQLILENADVSGIVHDQPSLPGFASGLDLVSISLGQTTANGVPDSVRSSGDASAYVMFTSGSTGTPKGVEISHRSVVNLLTSMTREPGFGESNVLLAVTTTMFDISVLELFLPLINGGRTVIASQEDVLDGFRLVNRLAKGNITHLQATPTHWQMILEAGFKPSAGFTMLVGGEALSDDLARKLPAGGGSLWNVYGPTETTIWSAVAHVTPDAPVSIGRPIANTSLHVLGPQDQLLPIGALGELNIGGVGLAKGYFRRQDLTDQAFRDVNVNGKVERLYKTGDLARRLPDGSIQVLGRNDSQIKLRGFRIELGEVEAALRTLEDVKVAAVALKPTARGDQQLVGYVVAETDSEPEPSTLSQQLNERLPAYMVPSAWVFLSALPQTSNGKLDRKMLPKPEAAATVTALHTPPKTPTEHQMAKIWQDVLGIDDISTSQTLFSMGADSLTVFRIAARMIDADLNLEARHLMQYPSIARLAAFADSNKSTDSKLDGPKKPSLKSYRRESRGQAH
- a CDS encoding glycosyl hydrolase, with the translated sequence MSWRDVEATKGVYDFSKADQYMVPVLKRGLKALIVITDGNPHYDDGHTPHSKDGIAALAAYVSAIYDHYTLEKVLIEIGNEVNSDEFVSGPFLRDKPAFLAESARTVRAHLSTTQTDAKIICGGMNTIAMGFLRKFFRRGGLQACDAISVHPYRDNPDTIVMELDRLKALMREYGGEKPIYVTEFGKWFDDPLEAPDYMLKMVAQFAAAGVQEAYWYALVDEPWWPNMGLLEKDGKTAKPAAEAFRLLQTRLLPLAQTVERRVSPTVRLYEFGKGGNAFVVWGSTGKLRVSGQAEYVDARGQPVAPVVELSDRPVVILGAGLEVSIEIAYPVADTKYQYNQLPWSYFALRPGIGLTPLEIIDWEWASYRGAPDLAPLRVGDNWITTARFQGKPYHAVERFTANKAGKYRIEGWWQASKKTEASRLIVRLNRDTIYEVAEISPTGHSVNGLMVKLGVGDTLDFEMAPTGPDGAGSVSRRIKVHGPLPNE